The following are encoded together in the Xanthomonas sacchari genome:
- a CDS encoding LysM peptidoglycan-binding domain-containing protein, translated as MNSDKRADFSAVTAKVDTTADVVQKPDFSAVQSKVDSTAEQVQQVYVVKSGDSLSKIAKLHYGDGNAWTRIFEANRDVLVDPDKIYPGQTLKLPAGA; from the coding sequence ATGAACAGCGACAAGCGCGCCGATTTTTCGGCAGTCACGGCCAAGGTGGACACCACCGCCGACGTCGTGCAGAAGCCGGACTTCTCCGCCGTGCAGAGCAAGGTCGACAGCACCGCCGAACAGGTGCAGCAGGTGTATGTGGTCAAGTCCGGCGATTCGCTGTCCAAGATCGCCAAGCTGCATTACGGCGACGGCAATGCATGGACGCGTATCTTCGAGGCCAACCGCGATGTGCTGGTCGACCCCGACAAGATCTATCCGGGCCAGACGCTCAAGTTGCCCGCCGGCGCCTGA
- the queF gene encoding NADPH-dependent 7-cyano-7-deazaguanine reductase QueF (Catalyzes the NADPH-dependent reduction of 7-cyano-7-deazaguanine (preQ0) to 7-aminomethyl-7-deazaguanine (preQ1) in queuosine biosynthesis): protein MNTPQDSSLGREVAYPSQYDPALLFPIPRAAARTEIGLDPAALPFFGVDRWHAYELSWLDAQGKPCVATATLQVPCASPNLIESKSLKLYLNSLNAMRFNSAEALRSCIVTDLSARAGADVAMEFGLPPMDTLGEGESLDALDIAIDCYGPPRPDFLSAADGEVVEETLTSELLKSNCPVTGQPDWASLHLRYRGGRIDREGLLRYLISFREHAGFHEQCVERIFHDLMTHCRPQSLQVEARYTRRGGLDINPWRATADVAEPLSFLRDLRQ from the coding sequence ATGAACACCCCCCAGGATTCCAGCCTCGGCCGCGAGGTCGCCTATCCGTCGCAGTACGACCCCGCGCTGCTGTTTCCCATCCCGCGCGCCGCGGCGCGCACCGAGATCGGCCTCGATCCCGCGGCGCTGCCGTTCTTCGGCGTGGACCGCTGGCACGCCTATGAACTGAGCTGGCTCGATGCGCAAGGCAAGCCCTGCGTCGCCACGGCGACCCTGCAGGTGCCGTGCGCCTCGCCGAACCTGATCGAATCCAAGTCGCTCAAGCTCTATCTCAACTCGCTCAACGCGATGCGCTTCAACAGCGCCGAAGCGCTGCGCAGCTGCATCGTCACCGACCTGTCGGCACGCGCCGGTGCCGACGTGGCGATGGAATTCGGCCTGCCGCCGATGGACACGCTGGGCGAAGGCGAGTCGCTGGATGCGCTGGACATCGCCATCGACTGCTACGGTCCGCCGCGTCCGGACTTTCTGTCCGCCGCCGACGGCGAGGTGGTCGAAGAGACCCTGACCAGTGAATTGCTCAAGTCCAACTGCCCGGTCACCGGCCAGCCGGACTGGGCCTCGCTGCACCTGCGCTACCGCGGCGGCCGCATCGACCGCGAAGGCCTGCTGCGCTACCTGATCAGTTTCCGCGAGCACGCCGGCTTCCACGAGCAATGCGTCGAGCGCATCTTCCACGACCTGATGACGCACTGCCGCCCGCAGTCGCTGCAGGTGGAGGCGCGTTACACCCGCCGCGGCGGCCTGGATATCAATCCCTGGCGTGCGACCGCGGATGTGGCCGAACCGCTGAGCTTCCTGCGCGATCTGCGTCAGTAG
- a CDS encoding M20 family metallopeptidase: MPRLSRLLSALLFAVPALAWAQSAERPEVTAAAARLQAKVVEWRRDFHQHPELSNREERTAAKVAERLRALGLKPQTGIAHHGVVAIIKGALPGPKIALRADMDALPVTEQTGLPFASKATGQYRGETVGVMHACGHDAHTAILLGVAEALVAMRAQLPGEVMLVFQPSEEGAPGNEEGGASLMLKEGLFRDFKPQAMFGLHVFSSVQAGKIAVRGGPLMAASDRFSIKVIGRQTHGSAPWNGIDPIVASADLIGTAQSVISRRANLSKQPAVLSFGAIKGGIRYNIIPDDVEMVGTIRTFDEGMRQQIFADLKTVAEHTAAAHGAKAEAHVPDQDGNPATVNDQALTARMLPSLQAVVGAGNVYEPPLQMGAEDFSFYAQQVPSMFFFVGATGPGIDPATAPSNHSPQFLLDETALDVGLRAMLEVTLDYLKQ, from the coding sequence ATGCCGCGCCTGTCCCGCCTGCTGTCCGCCCTGCTGTTCGCCGTCCCCGCCCTGGCCTGGGCGCAGAGCGCCGAGCGCCCGGAGGTGACGGCCGCCGCGGCCAGGCTGCAGGCCAAGGTGGTGGAGTGGCGGCGCGACTTCCACCAGCACCCGGAGCTGTCCAACCGCGAGGAGCGCACCGCCGCCAAGGTCGCCGAGCGGCTGCGCGCGCTGGGCCTGAAGCCGCAGACCGGCATCGCCCATCATGGCGTGGTGGCCATCATCAAAGGCGCGCTGCCCGGGCCGAAGATCGCCCTGCGCGCGGACATGGACGCGCTGCCGGTGACCGAGCAGACCGGCCTGCCGTTCGCCTCCAAGGCCACCGGGCAGTACCGCGGCGAGACCGTCGGGGTGATGCACGCCTGCGGTCACGATGCGCACACCGCGATCTTGCTCGGCGTGGCCGAGGCGCTGGTGGCGATGCGTGCGCAGTTGCCGGGCGAGGTCATGCTGGTGTTCCAGCCGTCGGAGGAGGGTGCGCCGGGCAACGAGGAGGGCGGCGCCTCGCTGATGCTCAAGGAAGGCCTGTTCCGCGACTTCAAGCCGCAGGCGATGTTCGGCCTGCACGTGTTCTCCAGCGTCCAGGCCGGCAAGATCGCGGTGCGCGGCGGCCCGCTGATGGCCGCCTCGGACCGCTTCAGCATCAAGGTGATCGGCCGCCAGACCCACGGCTCGGCGCCGTGGAACGGCATCGACCCGATCGTGGCCAGCGCCGACCTGATCGGCACCGCGCAGAGCGTGATCAGCCGCCGCGCCAACCTGTCCAAGCAGCCGGCGGTGCTCAGCTTCGGCGCGATCAAGGGCGGCATCCGCTACAACATCATTCCCGACGACGTGGAGATGGTCGGCACCATCCGCACCTTCGACGAGGGCATGCGCCAGCAGATCTTCGCCGACCTCAAGACCGTGGCCGAGCACACCGCCGCCGCGCACGGCGCCAAGGCCGAGGCGCACGTGCCCGACCAGGACGGCAACCCGGCCACGGTCAACGACCAGGCGCTGACCGCGCGCATGCTGCCCAGCCTGCAGGCCGTGGTCGGTGCCGGCAATGTCTACGAACCGCCGCTGCAAATGGGCGCGGAGGATTTCTCGTTCTACGCGCAGCAGGTGCCCTCGATGTTCTTCTTCGTCGGCGCCACCGGCCCCGGCATCGACCCGGCGACCGCGCCCAGCAACCACTCGCCGCAGTTCCTGCTCGACGAAACCGCCCTTGATGTCGGGCTGCGCGCGATGCTGGAGGTGACGTTGGATTACTTGAAGCAGTGA
- a CDS encoding efflux RND transporter periplasmic adaptor subunit: MSRFWKIALLILAAVAVVLVGMRFMRGGHHKGGGGDGTGEDGDNTPVPVTVVAASSQTVPIYATATGTVTALSTVTVSPQVGGQLMSLNFREGQEVKKGELLAQIDPRSLQASYDQAAASKRQNQALLATARSTFQRSDSPAYRQYVAKTDLDTQRNQVAQYEAAVAANDAQMRAAQVQLQYTRILAPSDGIAGIRGVDVGNIVSTSSTIVTITQVHPIYVTFNLPEIQLQDVRQAQAAAPLPVTALDRTDAHPIASDGQVDVIDNQISADTGTFKVRAVFPNNDRALWPGQFVNVRLTLRTVPDGVVVPTQAVQRGPNGDYVYVVQADNTVKMQTVKQGAEVGDSHVQLTEGLKAGERVVTEGQFRLKPGTKVNALKPGEAPPEPTEAELKAAEGKQQRGGGRRGGGGGPR; this comes from the coding sequence ATGTCGCGTTTCTGGAAGATTGCGCTGCTGATCCTCGCAGCGGTGGCCGTGGTGCTGGTGGGCATGCGTTTCATGCGCGGCGGGCATCACAAGGGTGGCGGCGGCGACGGCACGGGCGAGGACGGCGACAACACGCCGGTGCCGGTGACGGTGGTCGCCGCAAGCAGCCAGACGGTGCCGATCTACGCCACCGCCACCGGCACGGTGACCGCGCTGAGCACCGTCACCGTCAGCCCGCAGGTCGGCGGTCAGCTGATGAGCCTGAACTTCCGCGAGGGCCAGGAAGTGAAGAAGGGCGAGCTGCTGGCGCAGATCGACCCGCGTTCGCTGCAGGCCAGCTACGACCAGGCCGCGGCGAGCAAGCGCCAGAACCAGGCGCTGCTGGCCACCGCGCGCTCCACCTTCCAGCGCTCCGACTCGCCGGCCTACCGCCAGTACGTGGCCAAGACCGACCTGGACACCCAGCGCAACCAGGTGGCGCAGTACGAAGCGGCCGTCGCCGCCAACGACGCGCAGATGCGCGCGGCGCAGGTGCAGTTGCAGTACACCCGCATCCTCGCCCCCAGTGACGGCATCGCCGGCATCCGCGGCGTGGACGTGGGCAACATCGTCAGCACCAGCAGCACCATCGTCACCATCACCCAGGTGCACCCGATCTACGTGACCTTCAACCTGCCCGAGATCCAGCTGCAGGACGTGCGCCAGGCGCAGGCGGCGGCGCCGCTGCCGGTGACCGCGCTGGACCGCACCGACGCCCACCCCATCGCCAGCGACGGCCAGGTCGACGTGATCGACAACCAGATCAGCGCCGACACCGGCACCTTCAAGGTCCGCGCCGTCTTCCCGAACAACGACCGTGCGCTGTGGCCGGGCCAGTTCGTCAACGTGCGCCTGACCCTGCGCACCGTGCCCGACGGGGTGGTGGTGCCGACCCAGGCGGTGCAGCGCGGTCCCAACGGCGACTACGTGTACGTGGTGCAGGCCGACAACACGGTCAAGATGCAGACGGTGAAGCAGGGCGCGGAAGTGGGCGACAGCCACGTGCAGCTGACCGAGGGCCTGAAGGCCGGCGAGCGGGTGGTCACCGAAGGCCAGTTCCGGCTCAAGCCCGGCACCAAGGTGAACGCGCTGAAGCCGGGCGAGGCGCCGCCGGAGCCGACCGAGGCCGAACTGAAGGCCGCCGAGGGCAAGCAGCAGCGCGGCGGCGGACGCCGCGGCGGTGGCGGCGGGCCACGCTGA
- a CDS encoding efflux RND transporter permease subunit, with protein MGFSTIFIRRPIATTLLMAGVLLLGILGYRQLPVSALPEIDAPSLVVTTQYPGANASTMASLVTTPLERQLGQISGLQMMTSDSSAGLSTIVLQFAMDRDIDIAAQDVQAAIRQATLPSSLPYQPVYNRVNPADAAILTLKLSSDTLPLREVNNYADSILAQRLSQVPGVGLVSIAGNVRPAVRIQVNPAQLSNMGLTLEALRSALTQTNVNAPKGSLNGKTQSYSIGTNDQLSSAAEYRDTVISYKNGAPVRLSDVAKVVDGVENDQLAAWADGKPAVLLEVRRQPGANIVQTVEQIRAILPQLQGVLPAGVHLDVFSDRTETIRASVHEVKFTLILTIGLVVAVIFVFLRRLWATVIPSVAVPLSLAGTFAVMAFAGMSLDNLSLMALVVATGFVVDDAIVMIENIVRYIEQGKSGREAAEIGARQIGFTVLSLTVSLVAVFLPLILMPGVTGRLFHEFAWVLSIAVVISMLVSLTLTPMMCAYLLKPDALPEGEDAHERTAAAGKTTLWSRTVGVYERSLDWVLGHQKLTLLVALATMVLTVLLYVVIPKGLLPEQDTGLITGVVQADQNVAFPQMEQRTQAVAEALRRDPAVTGVAAFIGAGSMNPTLNQGQLSIVLKPRSDRDSLEDLLPRLQKAVAGLPGVALYLKPVQDVTLDTRVAATEYQYSLSDVDSAELATQATRLTEALRKRPELADVDNNLANQGRALELHVDREKASTLGVPMQTIDDTLYDAFGQRQISTIFTQLNQYRVVLEVAPEFRTSTALLNQLAVASNGSGALTASNATSFGQTTSSNSSTATGIGAQNTGITVGSGGTVPLAAVAEAKQSTTPLVVSHQQQLPAVTVSFNLAQGYSLSQAVAAIEETRAQLQLPPQLHAEFIGKAAEFTGSQTDVVWLLLASVVLIYIVLGVLYESYIHPLTIISTLPPAGVGALLALMLCGLSLSVDGIVGIVLLIGIVKKNAIMMIDFAIDARREGANAHDAIRRACLLRFRPIMMTTAAAMLGALPLALGDGIGSELRRPLGISIVGGLLLSQLVTLYTTPVIYLYMERASERARAWRERRAARHATAAEGRA; from the coding sequence GTGGGCTTTTCGACGATCTTCATCCGCCGCCCGATCGCCACCACCTTGCTGATGGCAGGCGTGCTGCTGCTCGGCATCCTCGGCTACCGGCAGCTGCCGGTGTCGGCGCTGCCGGAAATCGACGCGCCCAGCCTGGTGGTGACCACGCAGTATCCCGGCGCCAACGCCAGCACCATGGCCTCGCTGGTGACCACGCCGCTGGAGCGCCAGCTCGGGCAGATCTCCGGGCTGCAGATGATGACCTCCGACTCGTCGGCGGGCCTGTCCACGATCGTGCTGCAGTTCGCGATGGACCGCGACATCGACATCGCCGCGCAGGACGTGCAGGCGGCGATCCGCCAGGCCACCCTGCCCTCGTCGCTGCCCTACCAGCCGGTGTACAACCGGGTGAACCCGGCCGATGCGGCGATCCTCACCCTCAAGCTCAGCTCCGACACGCTGCCGCTGCGCGAGGTCAACAACTACGCCGACTCGATCCTGGCCCAGCGCCTGTCGCAGGTGCCGGGCGTGGGCCTGGTGTCGATCGCCGGCAACGTGCGCCCGGCGGTGCGCATCCAGGTCAATCCGGCGCAGCTGTCGAACATGGGCCTGACCCTGGAGGCGCTGCGCAGCGCGCTGACCCAGACCAACGTCAACGCACCGAAGGGCTCGCTCAACGGCAAGACCCAGTCCTACAGCATCGGCACCAACGACCAGCTGTCCAGCGCCGCCGAGTACCGCGACACCGTCATCAGCTACAAGAACGGCGCGCCGGTGCGGCTGTCGGACGTGGCCAAGGTGGTGGACGGGGTGGAGAACGACCAGCTCGCCGCCTGGGCCGACGGCAAGCCGGCGGTGCTGCTGGAAGTGCGCCGCCAGCCCGGCGCCAACATCGTGCAGACGGTCGAGCAGATCCGCGCGATCCTGCCGCAGTTGCAGGGCGTGCTGCCGGCCGGCGTGCACCTGGACGTGTTTTCCGACCGCACCGAGACCATCCGCGCCTCGGTGCACGAGGTCAAGTTCACCCTGATCCTGACCATCGGCCTGGTGGTGGCGGTGATCTTCGTGTTCCTGCGCCGGCTGTGGGCCACGGTGATCCCGTCGGTGGCGGTGCCGCTGTCGCTGGCCGGCACCTTCGCGGTGATGGCCTTCGCCGGCATGTCGCTGGACAACCTGTCGCTGATGGCGCTGGTGGTGGCCACCGGCTTCGTGGTCGACGATGCGATCGTGATGATCGAGAACATCGTGCGCTACATCGAGCAGGGCAAGAGCGGCCGCGAGGCGGCGGAGATCGGCGCGCGCCAGATCGGCTTCACCGTGCTGTCGCTGACCGTGTCGCTGGTGGCGGTATTTCTGCCGCTGATCCTGATGCCCGGCGTCACCGGCCGCCTGTTCCACGAGTTCGCCTGGGTGCTGAGCATCGCGGTGGTGATCTCGATGCTGGTGTCGCTGACGCTCACGCCGATGATGTGCGCCTACCTGCTCAAGCCCGACGCCCTGCCCGAGGGCGAGGACGCGCACGAGCGCACCGCGGCGGCCGGCAAGACCACGCTGTGGTCGCGCACCGTGGGCGTGTACGAGCGCAGCCTGGACTGGGTGCTGGGCCACCAGAAGCTGACCCTGCTGGTGGCGCTGGCGACCATGGTGCTGACAGTGCTGCTGTACGTGGTGATCCCCAAGGGCCTGCTGCCCGAGCAGGACACCGGGCTGATCACCGGCGTGGTCCAGGCCGACCAGAACGTGGCGTTCCCGCAGATGGAGCAGCGCACCCAGGCGGTGGCCGAGGCGCTGCGGCGCGACCCGGCGGTGACCGGCGTGGCCGCCTTCATCGGCGCAGGCTCGATGAACCCCACCCTCAACCAGGGCCAGCTCAGCATCGTGCTGAAGCCGCGCAGCGACCGCGACAGCCTGGAAGACCTGCTGCCACGGCTGCAGAAGGCGGTGGCCGGGCTGCCCGGCGTCGCCCTGTACCTGAAGCCGGTACAGGACGTGACCCTGGACACCCGCGTGGCCGCCACCGAGTACCAGTACTCGCTCTCGGACGTGGACAGCGCCGAACTGGCGACCCAGGCCACGCGCCTGACCGAGGCGCTGCGCAAGCGCCCGGAACTGGCCGACGTGGACAACAACCTGGCCAACCAGGGCCGCGCGCTGGAACTGCACGTTGACCGCGAGAAGGCCAGCACCCTCGGCGTGCCGATGCAGACCATCGACGACACGCTGTACGACGCCTTCGGCCAGCGCCAGATCTCCACCATCTTCACCCAGCTCAACCAGTACCGCGTGGTGCTGGAAGTGGCGCCGGAGTTCCGCACCAGCACCGCGCTGCTGAACCAGCTGGCGGTCGCCAGCAACGGCAGCGGTGCGCTGACCGCCAGCAACGCCACCAGCTTCGGCCAGACCACCTCCAGCAACTCCTCCACCGCCACCGGCATCGGCGCGCAGAACACCGGCATCACCGTCGGCAGCGGCGGCACCGTACCGCTGGCGGCGGTGGCCGAGGCCAAGCAGTCGACCACGCCGCTGGTGGTCAGCCACCAGCAGCAGCTGCCGGCGGTCACCGTGTCGTTCAACCTGGCGCAGGGCTACTCGCTGTCGCAGGCGGTGGCGGCGATCGAGGAAACCCGCGCGCAGTTGCAGTTGCCGCCGCAGCTGCATGCCGAGTTCATCGGCAAGGCCGCCGAGTTCACCGGCAGCCAGACCGACGTTGTGTGGCTGCTGCTGGCCTCGGTGGTGCTGATCTACATCGTGCTGGGCGTGCTGTACGAGAGCTACATCCACCCGCTGACGATCATCTCCACGCTGCCGCCGGCCGGCGTCGGCGCGCTGTTGGCGCTGATGCTGTGCGGGCTGAGCCTGTCGGTGGACGGCATCGTCGGCATCGTGCTGCTGATCGGCATCGTCAAGAAGAACGCGATCATGATGATCGACTTCGCGATCGACGCACGCCGCGAGGGCGCCAACGCCCACGACGCGATCCGCCGCGCCTGCCTGCTGCGCTTCCGCCCGATCATGATGACCACCGCCGCGGCGATGCTCGGCGCGCTGCCGCTGGCGCTGGGCGACGGCATCGGCTCGGAACTGCGCCGCCCGCTGGGCATCTCCATCGTGGGCGGCCTGCTGCTGTCGCAGCTGGTCACCCTGTACACCACGCCGGTGATCTACCTGTACATGGAACGCGCCTCCGAACGCGCACGCGCCTGGCGTGAGCGCCGCGCCGCGCGGCACGCGACGGCGGCGGAGGGGCGGGCGTGA
- a CDS encoding efflux RND transporter permease subunit: MNISAPFIRRPIGTALLAIGLFVIGMMCYLRLGVAALPNISIPVIFVQASQAGADASTMAATVTAPLERHLGQVPGIDTMRSSSSEGNSQVFMVFQSSRNIDSAAQDVQTAINAAQADLPSGLATPRYQKANPNDDPVIAIALTSDTQSADELYNVADSLLAQRLRQITGVASVDIGGASTPAVRVDVNLRALNAMGLTPDDLRNAVRAANVTSPTGFLSDGATTTAIVANDAVAKAADFGQVVISQQQGRAVRLRDIANVYDGQQDAYQAAWFGGKPAVVMYVFTRAGANIVETVDRVKAEIPMLRSYLQPGTKMTAYFDRTPTIRASLNEVQATLMISLAMVVLTMALFLRRLAPTLIAAATVPLSLAGAALAMYVMGFTLNNLSLLALVIAIGFVVDDAIVVIENIMRHLDEGMSRLDAALAGAREIGFTIVSITASLVAVFIPILFASGMIGVFFREFTVTLVAAICVSAVVSLTLTPALCSRFLSAHAEPEQPGRFGAWLERMHARMLRVYTVALDFSLRHALLLALTPLLLIAATVFLAGAVKKGSFPAQDTGLIWGRATSSATVSFADMVTRQRRITDMLMSDPAVKIVGARLGSSRQGSSASFNIELKRRDEGRTDTTAQVLARLSAKADRYPDLQLRLRAIQDLPSDGGGGTSQGAQYRVSLQGNDNAQLQEWLPKLQAALKQNPKLRDVGTDVDNAGLRQNIVIDRALAARLGVSVGAIDGALYGAFGQRQISTIYSDLNQYSVVVNALPDQTATPAALDRIYVPTRSGTMIPLTAVARQVPGLAPSQISHMNQYTTMDLSYNLAPGVSTGEGDAIIAATVAGLRMPGDIRIADGGGFGVQLQPNSMLVLVLAAIVVVYIVLGMLYESLVHPVTILSTLPAAGMGALLALWVTGTELSVISMIALVLLIGIVKKNAIMMIDFALVAEREHGKTPLEAAREACIVRFRPIMMTTMVAILAAVPLAVGLGEGSELRRPLGIAMIGGLLISQSLTLLSTPALYVIFSCLRERWYARRARRRERRLGMGNRESGMGKSEKPRSVHAPRG, encoded by the coding sequence ATGAACATCTCCGCGCCCTTCATCCGCCGTCCCATCGGCACCGCGCTGCTGGCCATCGGCCTGTTCGTGATCGGCATGATGTGCTACCTGCGCCTGGGCGTGGCGGCGCTGCCGAACATCTCGATCCCGGTGATCTTCGTGCAGGCCAGCCAGGCCGGCGCCGACGCCTCGACCATGGCCGCCACGGTCACTGCGCCGCTGGAGCGGCACCTGGGCCAGGTGCCCGGCATCGACACCATGCGCTCCTCCAGCTCGGAGGGGAACAGCCAGGTGTTCATGGTGTTCCAGAGCAGCCGCAACATCGATTCGGCGGCGCAGGACGTGCAGACCGCGATCAACGCCGCGCAGGCCGACCTGCCCTCCGGCCTGGCCACGCCGCGCTACCAGAAGGCCAATCCCAACGACGACCCGGTCATCGCCATCGCCCTGACCTCGGACACGCAGTCGGCCGACGAGCTGTACAACGTCGCCGATTCGCTGCTGGCGCAGCGCCTGCGCCAGATCACCGGCGTGGCCTCGGTGGACATCGGCGGCGCCTCCACGCCGGCGGTGCGGGTGGACGTGAACCTGCGCGCGCTCAACGCCATGGGCCTGACCCCGGACGACCTACGCAATGCGGTGCGCGCGGCCAACGTCACCTCGCCCACCGGCTTCCTCAGCGACGGCGCCACCACCACGGCCATCGTCGCCAACGACGCGGTGGCCAAGGCCGCCGACTTCGGCCAGGTGGTGATCAGCCAGCAGCAGGGCCGCGCAGTGCGCCTGCGCGACATCGCCAACGTCTACGACGGCCAGCAGGACGCCTACCAGGCGGCCTGGTTCGGCGGCAAGCCGGCGGTGGTGATGTACGTGTTCACCCGTGCCGGCGCCAACATCGTGGAGACGGTGGACCGGGTCAAGGCCGAGATCCCGATGCTGCGCAGCTACCTGCAGCCGGGCACCAAGATGACGGCGTACTTCGACCGTACCCCGACCATCCGCGCCTCGCTCAACGAGGTGCAGGCCACGCTGATGATCAGCCTGGCGATGGTGGTGCTGACCATGGCGCTGTTCCTGCGCCGGCTGGCGCCCACGCTGATCGCCGCGGCCACCGTGCCGCTGTCGCTGGCCGGCGCGGCGCTGGCGATGTACGTCATGGGCTTCACCCTCAACAATCTGAGCCTGCTGGCCTTGGTGATCGCGATCGGCTTCGTCGTCGACGATGCGATCGTGGTCATCGAGAACATCATGCGCCACCTCGACGAGGGCATGTCGCGGCTGGACGCGGCGCTGGCCGGCGCGCGCGAGATCGGCTTCACCATCGTCTCGATCACCGCCTCGCTGGTGGCGGTGTTCATTCCGATCCTGTTCGCCAGCGGCATGATCGGGGTGTTCTTCCGCGAGTTCACCGTCACCCTGGTGGCGGCGATCTGCGTCTCGGCGGTGGTCTCGCTCACGCTCACCCCGGCGCTGTGCAGCCGCTTCCTGTCCGCGCACGCCGAGCCGGAACAACCCGGCCGCTTCGGCGCGTGGCTGGAGCGCATGCACGCGCGCATGCTGCGCGTGTACACCGTGGCCTTGGACTTCTCGCTGCGCCACGCACTGCTGCTGGCGCTGACCCCGCTGCTGCTGATCGCGGCCACGGTGTTCCTGGCCGGTGCGGTCAAGAAGGGCTCGTTCCCGGCACAGGACACCGGCCTGATCTGGGGCCGTGCCACCTCCAGCGCCACCGTGTCCTTCGCCGACATGGTCACCCGCCAGCGCCGCATCACCGACATGCTGATGTCCGACCCGGCGGTGAAGATCGTCGGCGCGCGCCTGGGCAGCAGCCGCCAGGGTTCCAGCGCCAGCTTCAACATCGAGCTCAAGCGCCGCGACGAAGGCCGCACCGATACCACCGCGCAGGTGCTGGCGCGGCTCAGCGCCAAGGCCGACCGCTACCCCGACCTGCAGCTGCGCCTGCGCGCGATCCAGGACCTGCCCAGCGACGGTGGCGGCGGCACCAGCCAGGGCGCGCAGTACCGCGTCTCGCTGCAGGGCAACGACAACGCGCAGTTGCAGGAGTGGCTGCCCAAGCTGCAGGCCGCACTGAAGCAGAACCCCAAGCTGCGCGACGTCGGCACCGACGTGGACAACGCCGGCCTGCGCCAGAACATCGTCATCGACCGCGCCCTGGCCGCGCGCCTGGGCGTATCGGTCGGCGCCATCGACGGCGCGCTGTACGGCGCGTTCGGCCAGCGCCAGATCTCCACCATCTACTCCGATCTCAACCAGTACAGCGTGGTGGTCAACGCGCTGCCGGACCAGACCGCCACGCCGGCGGCACTGGACCGCATCTACGTGCCCACCCGCAGCGGCACGATGATCCCGCTGACCGCGGTGGCGCGCCAGGTCCCCGGGCTGGCGCCGTCGCAGATCAGCCACATGAACCAGTACACGACCATGGACCTGAGCTACAACCTGGCGCCGGGCGTGAGCACCGGCGAAGGCGATGCGATCATCGCCGCAACGGTGGCCGGGCTGCGCATGCCCGGCGACATCCGCATCGCCGACGGCGGCGGCTTCGGCGTGCAGCTGCAGCCGAACTCGATGCTGGTGCTGGTGCTGGCCGCGATCGTGGTGGTCTACATCGTGCTGGGCATGCTCTACGAGAGCCTGGTGCACCCAGTGACCATCCTCTCCACGCTGCCCGCCGCCGGCATGGGCGCACTGCTGGCGCTGTGGGTCACCGGCACCGAGCTGTCGGTGATCTCGATGATCGCGCTGGTGCTGCTGATCGGCATCGTCAAGAAGAACGCGATCATGATGATCGACTTCGCTTTGGTCGCCGAGCGGGAACACGGCAAAACCCCGCTGGAGGCCGCGCGCGAGGCCTGCATCGTGCGCTTCCGCCCGATCATGATGACCACGATGGTGGCGATCCTGGCCGCGGTGCCGCTGGCGGTAGGCCTGGGCGAAGGCTCGGAGCTGCGCCGCCCGCTCGGCATCGCGATGATCGGCGGCCTGCTGATCTCGCAGAGCCTGACCCTGCTCAGCACCCCGGCGCTGTACGTGATCTTCTCCTGCCTGCGCGAACGCTGGTACGCCCGTCGTGCACGCCGGCGCGAGCGCCGGCTGGGAATGGGGAATCGGGAATCGGGAATGGGGAAAAGCGAAAAGCCAAGGAGCGTTCACGCACCACGTGGGTGA